A stretch of Gemmobacter fulvus DNA encodes these proteins:
- a CDS encoding acyltransferase family protein encodes MTTPTTGRNRAIDLLKLGLALMVVGIHANPFVPLGRTAILLTGDGLFRLGVPVFLIFNGYFLHAAVEAGRPWLYVKRAVQLYAIWMLLYLPVYWGMFSGQSMVERVKMLVFGFWHLWYLSGMAMAAALVTLLRHWSARAMWGLMAITFLCGIAITYAIAWELITVNKAVFGDTLKPNRNALFLCLPFLLAGYLIRRDSLADHISLRLALTLAALGSVLILAESLFLHHVAPRGVAHDTMLSLGLAAPMLALAALKWPGIAQSRAAGDYASGIYFIHVAICAMLFRHTELQRPAVYALTVAGAVAGTWMIRRAGLTRKLL; translated from the coding sequence ATGACCACCCCCACCACCGGCCGCAACCGCGCCATCGACCTTCTGAAGCTCGGCCTTGCGCTGATGGTGGTGGGGATACACGCCAACCCGTTCGTCCCCTTGGGGCGGACGGCGATCCTGTTGACCGGCGACGGTCTGTTCCGGCTGGGCGTGCCGGTGTTCCTGATCTTCAACGGCTATTTTCTGCACGCCGCCGTCGAGGCGGGCCGTCCCTGGCTTTATGTCAAACGCGCGGTGCAGCTTTATGCAATCTGGATGCTGCTGTATCTGCCGGTCTATTGGGGCATGTTCTCGGGGCAGAGCATGGTCGAACGGGTCAAGATGCTGGTCTTTGGCTTCTGGCATCTGTGGTATCTGTCGGGCATGGCCATGGCGGCGGCGCTGGTGACGCTGCTCAGGCACTGGTCGGCGCGCGCGATGTGGGGGCTGATGGCCATCACGTTTCTGTGTGGCATCGCCATCACCTATGCCATCGCCTGGGAGCTGATCACGGTGAACAAGGCGGTGTTCGGTGATACGCTGAAACCCAACCGCAATGCGCTGTTCCTGTGCCTGCCCTTCCTGCTGGCGGGCTATCTGATCCGGCGCGACTCGCTGGCCGATCACATCAGCCTGCGGCTGGCGCTGACGTTGGCGGCGCTGGGATCGGTGCTGATCCTGGCAGAATCGCTGTTCCTGCATCATGTTGCGCCGCGCGGCGTCGCGCATGACACCATGCTCAGCCTTGGGCTGGCGGCTCCGATGCTGGCACTGGCCGCGCTGAAATGGCCGGGCATCGCGCAAAGCCGGGCGGCGGGTGATTACGCCAGTGGCATCTATTTCATCCATGTGGCGATCTGCGCGATGCTGTTCCGTCACACCGAATTGCAGCGCCCCGCCGTCTATGCGCTGACCGTCGCGGGGGCGGTTGCGGGGACCTGGATGATCCGTCGGGCGGGACTGACACGAAAACTTCTGTGA
- a CDS encoding DUF2711 family protein, which yields MFVHTPDDGKILDAYCKHFSKVWVVLSPFLRPQALPFERFFPGTYPTRNEILADCTPVTWSEVLHKGGFETLSDIDIALRSYVLGLTYPNQRLSDQLANMVEGQKLIPPVEGCFAPHNERRFLLRLIERKRCAGPVVSA from the coding sequence ATGTTCGTACATACACCCGATGACGGCAAAATCCTCGATGCTTATTGCAAGCATTTTTCGAAGGTTTGGGTGGTACTTTCGCCGTTTCTGAGGCCACAAGCGCTTCCATTTGAGCGCTTCTTTCCGGGGACCTACCCGACGCGCAATGAAATCCTTGCTGACTGCACGCCAGTGACATGGTCGGAAGTGTTGCACAAGGGAGGCTTCGAGACGCTCAGCGATATCGATATCGCCTTAAGGTCCTACGTCCTCGGCCTGACGTACCCAAACCAGCGTCTGAGTGATCAACTCGCGAATATGGTCGAAGGGCAAAAGCTCATCCCGCCAGTCGAAGGTTGTTTTGCCCCGCACAACGAACGAAGATTCCTACTACGCCTGATTGAACGTAAGCGGTGCGCCGGCCCCGTGGTTTCGGCTTGA
- a CDS encoding helix-turn-helix transcriptional regulator: MTQPPATPKPDRRQIGLTALILFQCACVLFFVADVIEDVRIAGWDTLHDGHILPEIGATLGIILGIAFEIRYLMRLLRKQAHLERQMSVAAGALNEVMEGYFREWKLTPSEQDIAAFTIKGYAIAEIAVFRGSAEATVKTHLNAIYRKAGVSGRGQLVSLLIEDLLRAPLMGEKPPIPAAAKEPTAEAG, from the coding sequence ATGACCCAGCCCCCCGCCACACCCAAGCCCGATCGCCGCCAGATCGGGCTGACCGCGCTGATCCTGTTCCAATGCGCCTGTGTGCTGTTTTTCGTGGCGGATGTAATCGAGGATGTCCGCATCGCCGGATGGGACACGCTGCATGACGGGCATATCCTGCCAGAGATTGGGGCGACGCTGGGCATCATTCTGGGAATTGCGTTTGAAATCCGCTATTTGATGCGCCTTCTTCGCAAACAGGCGCATCTGGAGCGTCAGATGAGCGTGGCCGCCGGCGCGTTGAACGAGGTGATGGAGGGTTATTTCCGCGAGTGGAAGCTGACGCCATCGGAGCAGGACATCGCGGCCTTCACCATCAAGGGCTATGCGATTGCCGAAATCGCGGTGTTCCGTGGCTCGGCCGAGGCGACGGTCAAGACGCATCTGAACGCGATCTATCGCAAGGCCGGGGTCAGCGGCCGAGGGCAACTGGTCTCGCTTCTGATCGAGGATCTGCTCCGCGCGCCGCTGATGGGCGAGAAGCCGCCGATACCCGCAGCCGCCAAGGAACCGACCGCCGAGGCCGGTTGA
- the tpiA gene encoding triose-phosphate isomerase: MRKLAAGNWKMNGTAAALAEVQALLAAHPAPACDMLLCPPATLMSRMADLARGTALRIGGQDCHAAASGAHTGDIAAAMLVDAGASHVILGHSERRADHGETDSLVNAKAVAALVAGLIAVICVGETEAERDAGTTLDVIGTQLAGSVPDAATPDTVVIAYEPVWAIGTGRTPTLSEIAEVHGFLRARLTARFGQAAAGMRLLYGGSVKPSNAAEIFAVPHVDGALVGGASLKAADFGAIVAALAAA, translated from the coding sequence ATGCGCAAACTTGCCGCCGGAAACTGGAAGATGAATGGCACCGCCGCCGCCCTGGCCGAGGTGCAGGCGCTTCTGGCTGCCCATCCCGCCCCGGCCTGCGACATGCTGCTGTGCCCGCCTGCCACGCTGATGTCGCGCATGGCCGATCTGGCACGCGGCACGGCGCTGCGGATCGGCGGGCAGGATTGCCATGCTGCTGCCTCGGGTGCCCATACCGGCGACATTGCTGCGGCGATGCTGGTGGATGCAGGCGCAAGCCATGTGATCCTTGGCCATTCCGAACGCCGCGCCGATCATGGCGAAACCGACAGTCTTGTGAATGCCAAGGCCGTGGCCGCGCTGGTGGCGGGTCTGATCGCGGTGATCTGTGTCGGCGAAACCGAGGCCGAGCGGGATGCCGGCACCACGCTGGATGTGATCGGCACGCAACTGGCCGGATCGGTGCCCGATGCGGCCACGCCCGACACCGTGGTCATCGCCTATGAGCCGGTCTGGGCCATCGGCACCGGCCGCACCCCCACCCTGTCTGAAATTGCCGAGGTGCATGGCTTTCTGCGCGCGCGCCTGACCGCGCGCTTTGGTCAGGCCGCAGCCGGGATGCGGCTGCTTTATGGCGGGTCTGTCAAACCCTCCAACGCCGCCGAGATTTTTGCGGTGCCGCATGTCGATGGCGCTCTGGTCGGCGGGGCGAGCCTGAAAGCCGCCGATTTCGGGGCGATTGTCGCCGCCCTCGCCGCCGCCTGA
- a CDS encoding cytochrome b/b6 domain-containing protein: MRRTIFVWDAFVRLFHWSLVAAFTANAFFTEDESSLHRYVGYTVLALVIARVVWGLFGSRHARFSDFPPDPAAAVGQLAEMATGRRHAHAGHSPLGALMIYNLLATLLVIGISGYMMTTLAFFGIEWVEELHEAAVLWAEASVVLHIAAVVFESRRLGINLPRSMVTGYKTLPED; this comes from the coding sequence ATGCGCCGCACCATATTTGTCTGGGACGCCTTCGTGCGCCTGTTTCACTGGTCGCTGGTTGCGGCCTTTACCGCCAATGCCTTTTTCACCGAGGACGAATCGTCGCTGCACCGCTATGTCGGATATACCGTGCTGGCGCTGGTGATCGCGCGCGTGGTCTGGGGCCTGTTCGGCAGCCGCCATGCCCGGTTCAGTGACTTTCCGCCCGATCCCGCCGCCGCTGTCGGCCAATTGGCCGAAATGGCCACCGGGCGCCGCCATGCCCATGCGGGCCATTCGCCGCTGGGCGCGCTGATGATCTACAACCTGCTGGCGACGCTGCTGGTGATCGGCATCTCGGGGTATATGATGACCACGCTTGCGTTTTTCGGCATCGAATGGGTCGAGGAACTGCACGAAGCCGCCGTGCTCTGGGCCGAAGCCTCGGTTGTTCTGCATATCGCGGCGGTGGTGTTTGAATCGCGTCGGCTCGGGATCAACCTTCCCCGATCCATGGTGACAGGCTACAAGACCCTTCCCGAGGATTGA
- a CDS encoding lytic transglycosylase domain-containing protein, giving the protein MRRTVVFITLLAGLATVGSAGAEGLKLSGSSKSRSLLFKSQTSLLDGRLAKQYSGSTRLMPKPPMIEEASAVSAPRYRGRYKGEFLEVAKSMARKHGVPEDLFLRLVQQESGWNAGAVSPKGATGLAQLMPGTAKLLRVDINDPHQNLEGGARYLSMMYNKFGSWRLALAAYNAGPQAVEKHSGIPPYAETKNYVKVILGG; this is encoded by the coding sequence ATGCGTCGCACGGTTGTTTTCATCACTCTGTTGGCCGGTTTGGCCACGGTGGGCAGCGCAGGGGCCGAAGGGCTCAAGCTGTCCGGGTCCAGCAAATCGCGGTCCTTGCTGTTCAAATCGCAAACCTCGCTGCTGGATGGCCGGTTGGCCAAGCAATATTCCGGCTCGACCCGGCTGATGCCAAAACCGCCCATGATCGAAGAGGCCAGCGCCGTCTCGGCCCCGCGCTATCGCGGGCGTTACAAGGGCGAGTTTCTGGAGGTCGCCAAGTCCATGGCGCGCAAACATGGCGTGCCCGAAGATCTGTTCCTGCGGCTGGTGCAGCAGGAAAGCGGCTGGAACGCGGGGGCGGTGTCGCCCAAGGGCGCGACCGGGCTGGCGCAGCTGATGCCCGGCACCGCAAAGCTGCTGCGGGTGGACATCAACGACCCGCATCAGAATCTTGAGGGCGGCGCGCGCTATCTGTCTATGATGTATAACAAATTCGGCAGCTGGCGTCTGGCGCTGGCCGCCTATAACGCCGGTCCGCAGGCGGTGGAAAAACACAGTGGCATCCCGCCCTATGCTGAAACCAAGAATTACGTGAAGGTCATTCTGGGCGGCTGA
- a CDS encoding DMT family transporter: MKVTDMSPLKANSLCLLSMLVWAMGLPAAEYLIGPVPPLPLTAMRLGLAALALLPVWLAVEGWSALRHAPWGRGIAIGSLMLGLAGFLLVVAQAITGAVTVAVISATMPVIGIAIECVLDGRRLTLLLVLGVLLSLAGGLLAYAEGMGGFHLGFGALCAFGSILAYTFGSRLTVTGLPDMTPLGRCSLTMAGAAIATTAGALLAAAFGAPGPDWAALGMREALALAVFSLVGIALCQILWIASVGHLGIGLASLHMNAAPFYVMIFLFLLGQPWNWIQALGATIVGAGVLIAQSRPARPATE; the protein is encoded by the coding sequence ATGAAAGTCACCGATATGTCGCCGCTCAAGGCCAATAGCCTGTGCCTGCTGTCCATGCTGGTCTGGGCGATGGGCCTGCCCGCCGCCGAATACCTGATCGGGCCGGTGCCGCCCCTGCCGCTGACGGCGATGCGGCTCGGCCTTGCCGCGCTGGCCTTGCTGCCGGTCTGGCTGGCGGTTGAGGGCTGGAGTGCGCTGCGCCACGCGCCCTGGGGCCGCGGCATCGCCATCGGCAGCCTGATGCTGGGGCTTGCCGGGTTTCTGCTGGTGGTGGCACAGGCGATCACCGGGGCCGTCACCGTGGCGGTGATTTCGGCCACCATGCCGGTGATCGGCATTGCCATCGAATGTGTGCTGGATGGCCGCCGCCTGACCCTGCTGCTGGTGCTGGGGGTGCTGCTGTCGCTGGCGGGCGGGCTGCTGGCCTATGCCGAGGGCATGGGCGGCTTTCATCTGGGCTTTGGCGCGCTCTGTGCCTTCGGCTCGATCCTCGCCTATACGTTCGGCTCGCGGCTCACAGTCACCGGCCTGCCCGACATGACGCCGCTGGGCCGGTGCAGCCTGACAATGGCGGGGGCGGCCATCGCCACCACGGCAGGCGCGCTGCTGGCCGCCGCCTTCGGCGCCCCCGGCCCCGACTGGGCCGCCCTGGGGATGCGCGAGGCCCTGGCTCTGGCGGTCTTTTCTCTGGTGGGCATCGCGCTGTGTCAGATCCTGTGGATCGCCTCGGTGGGCCATCTGGGCATCGGCCTTGCCTCGCTGCACATGAATGCCGCACCGTTTTATGTGATGATCTTCCTGTTCCTGCTGGGCCAGCCCTGGAACTGGATTCAGGCCCTTGGGGCCACCATCGTCGGGGCGGGCGTGCTGATCGCCCAGAGCCGCCCCGCCCGACCTGCCACGGAGTGA
- a CDS encoding transposase: MEHQNEHRMEVRGSKEVSRIEILDGPTGRRRWPDDLKARIVAESFQPGARVCDVAAKYGLIARHLSGWRGQARKGELVVPVATAPTFVPLVIEPLADASADTGVIRVEICGVVLHVMPDCSPDRAAALAAALRKVL, encoded by the coding sequence GTGGAGCACCAAAACGAGCACCGGATGGAGGTGCGTGGGTCGAAGGAAGTATCCCGGATCGAGATCCTTGATGGCCCGACCGGGCGGCGGCGATGGCCGGATGATCTCAAGGCGCGGATTGTGGCTGAGAGTTTTCAGCCTGGCGCGCGGGTCTGCGATGTTGCGGCGAAGTATGGGTTGATTGCGCGGCACCTTTCGGGATGGCGTGGTCAGGCGCGCAAAGGGGAACTGGTGGTGCCGGTCGCTACGGCCCCGACCTTCGTGCCGCTGGTGATCGAGCCATTGGCTGATGCGTCGGCCGACACGGGCGTGATCAGGGTCGAGATCTGTGGGGTCGTTCTGCATGTGATGCCGGATTGCAGTCCAGACCGCGCGGCGGCCTTGGCGGCGGCGTTGAGGAAGGTGCTGTGA
- a CDS encoding HesB/IscA family protein: MFGIPGKQAVTLTPAAARQIARLMAKQDSQGLRIGIKKGGCAGMEYTMDYVSDVNPMDELVEQDGARVMIAPMAQMFLFGTEIDYQISALESGFKFNNPNVSEACGCGESIKFKDQPAQ, encoded by the coding sequence ATGTTCGGCATCCCCGGCAAACAGGCCGTCACGCTTACCCCCGCCGCCGCCCGGCAGATTGCGCGGCTGATGGCGAAGCAGGACAGCCAGGGCCTGCGCATCGGCATCAAGAAGGGTGGCTGTGCGGGCATGGAATATACCATGGATTACGTCTCGGACGTGAATCCGATGGATGAACTGGTGGAACAGGATGGCGCGCGGGTGATGATTGCACCGATGGCGCAGATGTTCCTGTTCGGCACGGAAATCGACTATCAGATTTCCGCGCTGGAGTCCGGGTTCAAATTCAACAATCCCAATGTGTCCGAAGCCTGCGGCTGCGGCGAATCCATCAAGTTCAAAGACCAACCGGCGCAGTAA
- a CDS encoding SUF system Fe-S cluster assembly protein, which produces MTQAQDTIEGTPLIKPSTTDHPLYDSVVDACRTVFDPEIPVNIFDLGLIYTIEIGTENEIEIIMTLTAPGCPVAGEMPGWVADAVEPLAGVKSVNVQMTFDPPWGMNMMSDEARLELGFM; this is translated from the coding sequence ATGACCCAGGCTCAGGACACGATCGAGGGCACCCCCCTCATCAAACCGTCAACCACCGATCATCCCCTTTACGACAGCGTGGTCGATGCTTGCCGCACCGTGTTCGACCCGGAAATCCCGGTGAACATCTTTGATCTGGGCCTGATCTACACCATCGAGATCGGCACCGAAAACGAGATCGAGATCATCATGACGCTGACCGCGCCGGGATGTCCCGTGGCGGGCGAGATGCCCGGCTGGGTGGCCGATGCGGTGGAGCCGCTGGCCGGGGTGAAATCGGTGAATGTGCAGATGACCTTCGATCCGCCCTGGGGCATGAACATGATGTCCGATGAAGCCCGGCTGGAGCTGGGATTCATGTGA
- a CDS encoding cytochrome P450 → MQTLSQSPLDPAFVQNPYPFYERARAAGPFFHWQDYGLTCTTSYAAVSALFRDRRLGREIPPEKQQAIPDHLKPFYAVEAHSMLELEPPRHTRLRSLVLRAFTSRRIAALAPEITALCDHLAETLPDGEFDLLRHFGQRLPVVVIARLLGVPEEMGDDLLRWSNAMVGMYMAGRDRAREDAAVAATESFVAFMRRYVDQRRHDPRDDLITALIAAEEAGEKLSTDELITTCILLLNAGHEATVHSFGNGVKTLLETATAASALAPERIEATVEEILRFDPPLHMFTRHVYEDVEVMGTTLPKGSEVALLLAAANRDPQTYADAARFDPARVGKANTSFGAGIHFCVGAPLARLELQIALPILFRHKPALRLTEPPRYGDVYHFHGLERLMVRAD, encoded by the coding sequence ATGCAGACCCTTTCGCAATCGCCGCTGGATCCCGCCTTCGTGCAGAACCCCTATCCGTTCTATGAACGCGCCCGCGCGGCGGGGCCGTTCTTCCACTGGCAGGATTATGGGCTGACCTGCACCACCTCTTATGCGGCAGTCAGCGCCCTGTTCCGCGACCGGCGGCTGGGGCGGGAAATTCCGCCCGAAAAGCAGCAGGCGATCCCCGATCATCTGAAACCGTTCTACGCGGTCGAGGCCCATTCCATGCTGGAGCTGGAGCCGCCCCGCCACACCCGCCTGCGCAGCCTTGTGCTGCGCGCCTTCACCTCGCGCCGGATTGCCGCCCTCGCGCCCGAAATCACCGCCCTGTGCGACCATCTGGCCGAAACCCTGCCCGATGGCGAATTTGACCTGCTCAGGCATTTCGGCCAGCGCCTGCCGGTGGTCGTGATCGCGCGCCTGCTGGGCGTGCCCGAAGAAATGGGCGACGACCTGCTGCGCTGGTCCAATGCGATGGTCGGCATGTATATGGCCGGGCGCGACCGCGCGCGCGAGGATGCGGCGGTGGCGGCGACCGAAAGCTTCGTGGCCTTCATGCGCCGCTATGTCGACCAGCGCCGCCACGATCCGCGCGACGATCTGATCACCGCGCTGATTGCCGCCGAGGAGGCGGGCGAGAAGCTCAGCACCGACGAGCTGATCACCACCTGCATCCTGCTGCTGAATGCCGGGCATGAGGCCACGGTGCACAGCTTTGGCAATGGTGTGAAAACCCTGCTGGAAACCGCCACCGCGGCCAGCGCCCTCGCGCCCGAGCGGATCGAGGCCACGGTCGAGGAAATCCTGCGCTTTGATCCGCCGCTGCATATGTTCACCCGCCATGTCTATGAGGATGTGGAGGTGATGGGCACCACCCTGCCGAAAGGATCCGAAGTGGCGCTGCTGCTGGCGGCGGCCAACCGCGATCCGCAGACCTATGCCGATGCAGCGCGCTTCGATCCGGCACGGGTGGGCAAGGCCAATACCAGCTTTGGCGCGGGCATCCATTTCTGCGTCGGCGCGCCGCTGGCCCGGCTGGAGCTGCAAATCGCCCTGCCGATCCTGTTCCGCCACAAACCCGCCCTGCGCCTGACCGAACCGCCGCGCTATGGCGATGTCTATCATTTTCACGGGCTGGAACGGCTGATGGTGCGCGCGGATTAG
- the serS gene encoding serine--tRNA ligase has translation MHDIRAIRENPAAFDAALARRGLSSMASEVLAVDEARRARILAAETAQAAQNAASKQVGAAKAKGDDAEFERLRALVAEKKAEIAALTAEADAEDVKLRDLLLRIPNLPLDTVPDGKDEADNVEIRRWGTPRAFDFAPKEHFDIAGVQPGMDFATAAKLSGSRFVVLRGAVIRVHRALAQFMLDTHITDHGLTETWTPVLVKEEAMYGTNQLPKFAEDSYQTTNGWWLVPTSEVTLTNTVAGDLLDEGQLPIRMTAHTQCFRSEAGSAGRDTTGMLRQHQFEKVEMVSITTPETSLAEHDRMTKCAEAILEKLGLPYRTVVLCSGDMGFGATKTHDLEVWLPGQNTYREISSVSVCGDFQARRMNARFRPAGGGKPEFVHTLNGSGLAVGRCLIAVLENGQQADGSVDLPAALHPYLGGKTRISATGTME, from the coding sequence ATGCACGACATCCGCGCCATCCGCGAAAACCCAGCCGCTTTCGATGCCGCTCTGGCACGCCGGGGCCTGTCGTCGATGGCGTCAGAGGTGTTGGCCGTGGACGAGGCACGCCGCGCCCGCATCCTTGCCGCAGAAACCGCGCAGGCCGCCCAGAATGCCGCCTCCAAACAGGTGGGCGCTGCCAAGGCCAAGGGCGATGACGCCGAATTTGAACGGCTGCGCGCGCTGGTGGCCGAAAAGAAGGCCGAGATTGCCGCGCTGACCGCTGAGGCCGATGCCGAAGATGTGAAGCTGCGCGACCTGCTGCTGCGCATCCCGAATCTGCCGCTGGACACGGTGCCCGATGGCAAGGACGAGGCCGATAACGTCGAGATCCGCCGCTGGGGCACGCCGCGTGCCTTCGACTTTGCGCCGAAGGAACATTTCGACATTGCGGGTGTGCAGCCCGGCATGGATTTCGCCACCGCCGCCAAACTGTCGGGGTCGCGATTCGTGGTGCTGCGCGGGGCGGTGATCCGGGTGCATCGCGCTCTGGCGCAGTTCATGCTGGACACCCATATCACCGACCATGGCCTGACCGAGACCTGGACCCCGGTTCTGGTCAAGGAAGAGGCAATGTATGGCACCAACCAATTGCCGAAATTCGCGGAAGACAGCTATCAGACCACCAATGGCTGGTGGCTGGTGCCGACCTCCGAGGTGACGCTGACCAATACCGTCGCCGGGGATCTGCTCGACGAAGGCCAGCTTCCGATCCGCATGACCGCACATACCCAGTGCTTCCGCTCCGAAGCCGGGTCGGCGGGGCGCGATACCACCGGCATGTTGCGCCAGCACCAGTTCGAAAAGGTGGAAATGGTGTCGATCACCACGCCCGAGACCAGCCTTGCCGAACATGACCGCATGACCAAATGCGCCGAAGCGATCCTTGAAAAGCTCGGCCTGCCCTATCGCACCGTGGTTCTGTGCAGCGGCGACATGGGGTTCGGCGCCACCAAGACGCATGACCTCGAGGTCTGGCTGCCGGGCCAGAACACCTACCGCGAGATCAGCTCCGTTTCGGTCTGTGGCGATTTTCAGGCCCGCCGGATGAACGCGCGCTTCCGCCCGGCGGGCGGGGGCAAGCCCGAGTTCGTGCATACGCTCAACGGCTCCGGCCTTGCGGTGGGGCGCTGCCTGATCGCGGTGCTGGAAAACGGCCAGCAGGCCGACGGCTCGGTCGATCTGCCCGCCGCGCTGCACCCCTATCTGGGCGGCAAGACCCGGATCAGCGCCACCGGCACCATGGAATGA
- the ssb gene encoding single-stranded DNA-binding protein yields MAGSVNKVIIVGNLGRDPEVRSFQNGGKVVNLRIATSETWRDRNSGERKERTEWHSVAIFSEPLAKIAEQYLRKGSKVYIEGALETRKWQDQSGQDRYTTEIVLRPYRGELTLLDGRGEGGGAGGGAAGGYGDDQGGGYGGGDYEGGSGGGGGSRGGAGGGYGGGAGRGSAGGGFGGGAAAGGRNDMDDEIPF; encoded by the coding sequence ATGGCGGGTTCGGTCAACAAGGTCATCATCGTCGGCAATCTGGGGCGTGACCCGGAAGTGCGCAGCTTTCAGAATGGCGGCAAGGTGGTGAACCTGCGCATCGCCACCTCGGAAACCTGGCGCGACCGCAATTCGGGCGAGCGCAAGGAGCGCACCGAATGGCATTCCGTCGCCATCTTTTCGGAACCGCTGGCCAAGATCGCCGAACAATATCTGCGCAAAGGTTCCAAGGTCTATATCGAGGGCGCGCTGGAAACGCGGAAATGGCAGGATCAATCCGGCCAGGACCGCTACACCACCGAAATCGTGCTGCGCCCGTATCGGGGCGAGCTGACGCTGCTGGATGGCCGCGGTGAAGGCGGTGGCGCGGGCGGCGGTGCGGCAGGCGGCTATGGTGATGACCAGGGCGGCGGCTATGGCGGCGGCGATTACGAAGGCGGCTCGGGCGGCGGCGGCGGCAGCCGGGGTGGCGCAGGCGGCGGTTACGGCGGCGGCGCCGGTCGTGGCAGCGCAGGCGGCGGCTTTGGCGGCGGCGCGGCGGCAGGTGGCCGCAACGACATGGACGACGAAATCCCGTTCTGA
- the tnpB gene encoding IS66 family insertion sequence element accessory protein TnpB, producing the protein MIFPDQAVRIVIATKPVDFRKGHDGLAAMAHAALGFAPKAGVMVVFRSKRGDRLSFHIPTA; encoded by the coding sequence GTGATCTTTCCGGATCAGGCCGTCCGGATCGTGATTGCGACCAAGCCTGTGGACTTCCGCAAGGGACATGACGGGCTGGCGGCCATGGCGCATGCCGCGTTGGGCTTTGCGCCCAAGGCGGGGGTGATGGTTGTCTTCAGGTCCAAACGTGGTGATCGGCTTTCATTCCACATACCAACTGCGTGA
- a CDS encoding PepSY domain-containing protein: MKSLSLLTVAFLALSAPLAFASGDNIDAALKDKVTAEMTAQGYEVRKIDSEDGMIEVYAVKDGKTYELYLDAQLKIVKSKTE; the protein is encoded by the coding sequence ATGAAATCGCTTTCCCTCCTCACCGTTGCTTTCCTTGCCCTGTCGGCCCCGCTGGCCTTCGCCTCGGGCGACAACATCGACGCCGCGCTGAAAGACAAGGTGACGGCAGAGATGACCGCGCAGGGCTATGAGGTCCGCAAGATCGACAGCGAAGACGGCATGATCGAGGTCTACGCCGTGAAAGACGGCAAGACCTACGAACTCTATCTCGACGCGCAGCTGAAAATCGTGAAGTCGAAAACCGAATAA